The window ACAGTGCCGTCGCGACCGCGATGTTCCAGGCGACGCACCGCATGCCCAACGAGCACGGCGCCCCGCTGTGGACGCTGGGCGGTACCTACCGCATCGACCTGGAGCGCACGGCAAACGGCTGGCGGATCAACGCCATGGTGATGACGGCCACCTGGGCCGACGGCAACCAGCATCTGTTCCACCGCGCCGCGCAGGCTCAGTCCGCCGATTCCTGAGCGACGATCTCATAAAGTCGACCACCGTTTTCTTGCCGACTTCTGAGCATCTCACTCAGGATTCCCCTGGAATTCCCTCCATTTCTAGGAGATTTCATGAGCAACGCCACGGAAGAAACCAGGAAAGTAGTTCAGCGGTGGTTCGGCGCACTCACGTCGGGCGACTTCGAAACGGCTCTCGACACGCTCGCCGAGGACGTCGAGTGGATCAACTACACGCCGGTGCCCGGCTACAACGACGACATGAAGTGGATCGGCAGCTACCGCGGCCGTGACGCCGTCCTCGAAACCCTGAAGATCTTCACCGGGGCAGTGGACGTCCGCTTCGAGAAGTTGGTGAACCTGGTCGTCGACGGCGACCAGGCGGCGGGGGTCATCCACGAGATGTCCACCGTGCGGGGCACCGGCGTCGAGTTCGAGATCGAGTTCATCCAGTGGCTGACGGTCCGCGACGGCAAGATCGCGCGCTGGAAGTCGTACACCGACCCGTCGCAGATCATCCGGGCCCTGCGGGGCGACACGTCGGGGCAGGAGGCCGCCTGATGAGTGCCGAGCTGATCACCGCCGTACGCAACCGGGACACCACCCGCGTCACCGAACTGCTCGCGGCCGGCGCCGACGCACGCCACCGCGAGTCCGCCACCGGGCTGACCGCCCTGATGATCGCGGCGGGGCAGGCCGACGCGCCCACCGTCCGCGCCCTGATCGACGGCGGTGCCGACGTCCTGACCGCCGACACCCGGGCCGGCGCCACCGCGCTGCACAAGGCCTGCCAGGGCGGCAGCCTCGACGTGGTGAAGGCCCTCGTCGAAGCCGGTGCGTTCGTGGACGCGGTGGCCCCCACCACCGGGCACACCGCCCTGATGGACGCCCTCTGGTACAAGTACCCGGACATCGCCGCGTACTTGCTGGCCCGGGGCACGGTGCTGCAGGTGTACACGCACTACGGCTTCTCGCTGGAGCAGCACTTCGCCTACGAGCTGAACGTCAACACCTTCGGCAAGGACAAGCTGCTCAAGGCCGAGGAGCACCTGGGCGCCCGCCGTGCCGACGACGAACGCGCGGTGGCCGCTCAGGAACTGATGGCGGCGACCGCGCAGGGCGACACCGACCGGGTGCGCAAGCTGCTGGAGGGCGGCGCCCAGGTCGACGAGCGCTCCCCCAACCTGGGCGGATTCAACGACAGTCACACCCCGCTGCTCGTGGCCTGCCGTGACGGCCACGACGAGATCGTGCGCCTGCTGCTCGCCGCGGGTGCCGACGTGAACGCGGTCGAGCCCACCTTCGGCGCCGTACCGCTGCACAAGGCCGTCTACAACGGTCACGCCGGCATCACCGCCGACCTGGTCCGCCAGGACGGCATCGACCTCGACTTCCAGGGCGCGACCAACGGCTACAGCCCCCTGCACGACGCGCTGTGGCACGGCTACGAGCAGTGCGCGCGCACGCTCGTCGAGGCCGGCGCCCGGCTCGACCTGCTCGGCCACGACGGCAAGACGCCGCTCGACCTCGCCGTCGAGGTCTTCGGCGCCGACCACGCGCTCACCGAGCTGATCCGCACCCGCAGCGCACGCTGACCGCGCACATCCCCCGACGCCCGGCCATGCACACGGAGTTGAAACATGCTGTTCTACGTCCAGATGAAGTGGAAGCACGAGGGACGCATCACCCTCGACGAGCTGTGGGAGCTGGAGCAGGACGAAGCCGTCCATGCCCAGGAGACGGTGGACTCCGGCTTCTGTGTGGGCATCTGGAAGGTCGCCGCGCAAAAGCGCGTGATCGCCATCATCGACTCGCCGGACGCCGAGGAGCTCGACCGCACCGCTCTGGGCCGTCTCCCCATGCGGGAGTACCTGGAGTTCGAGACCGTCTGGCCGCTGCGTGACTACCTCGGCTTCGCCGAGGACGTCAAGCAGCGCTACAAGGTCTGATCGCGACGAGGAGTACGAGAACGTGAACCGGCAGCGCAACCGCACCGCCCTCGTCACGGGCGCGGGCCGCGGCATCGGTCTGGAGACCGTCCGCCAGCTGGACCTGGCCGGCCTCGATGTCGTGCTGGCCGCGCGTGATCCGGAGCGCGGCCGGGCGGCCGCGCGCACGCTCGGCAGCCCGCGCATCCGGGTGGAGGAGCTGGATGTCTCCGACGCCAAGAGCGTCGAGGCATGTGCCAAGCGGCTGGCCGACGACGGGGTCGACGTCGACGTCCTGGTCAACAACGCCGGGGTCTACCCGACCGTCTCGTTCTTCTCGCTCGACGAGGACGTCATGCGCCGAGCCCTGGACGTGAACCTCATGGGGGCGTTCCGCACCTGCCGGGCCTTCTGCCCCGCAATGGTACGGCGCGGCTACGGCCGCGTGGTGAACGTCTCCTCCGGGCTCGGCGCCCTCACCGGCAACGTGCCTTCCCCGGCGGCCTACGGCATCTCCAAAGCGGCGCTCAACGCGCTGACCCTGGTGGTGTCCGCCGCGGTGCCGCAGACCGTCAAGGTCAACGCGGTCTGTCCGGGTTGGGTGCGTACCGACATGGGCGGCCGTGGCGCGCCGATCAGCGTGGAGAA is drawn from Streptomyces sp. CG4 and contains these coding sequences:
- a CDS encoding ankyrin repeat domain-containing protein is translated as MSAELITAVRNRDTTRVTELLAAGADARHRESATGLTALMIAAGQADAPTVRALIDGGADVLTADTRAGATALHKACQGGSLDVVKALVEAGAFVDAVAPTTGHTALMDALWYKYPDIAAYLLARGTVLQVYTHYGFSLEQHFAYELNVNTFGKDKLLKAEEHLGARRADDERAVAAQELMAATAQGDTDRVRKLLEGGAQVDERSPNLGGFNDSHTPLLVACRDGHDEIVRLLLAAGADVNAVEPTFGAVPLHKAVYNGHAGITADLVRQDGIDLDFQGATNGYSPLHDALWHGYEQCARTLVEAGARLDLLGHDGKTPLDLAVEVFGADHALTELIRTRSAR
- a CDS encoding muconolactone Delta-isomerase family protein, which encodes MLFYVQMKWKHEGRITLDELWELEQDEAVHAQETVDSGFCVGIWKVAAQKRVIAIIDSPDAEELDRTALGRLPMREYLEFETVWPLRDYLGFAEDVKQRYKV
- a CDS encoding SDR family NAD(P)-dependent oxidoreductase — its product is MNRQRNRTALVTGAGRGIGLETVRQLDLAGLDVVLAARDPERGRAAARTLGSPRIRVEELDVSDAKSVEACAKRLADDGVDVDVLVNNAGVYPTVSFFSLDEDVMRRALDVNLMGAFRTCRAFCPAMVRRGYGRVVNVSSGLGALTGNVPSPAAYGISKAALNALTLVVSAAVPQTVKVNAVCPGWVRTDMGGRGAPISVEKGADTVTWLARLPDSGPTGGFFRDRRRIDW
- a CDS encoding nuclear transport factor 2 family protein; the encoded protein is MSNATEETRKVVQRWFGALTSGDFETALDTLAEDVEWINYTPVPGYNDDMKWIGSYRGRDAVLETLKIFTGAVDVRFEKLVNLVVDGDQAAGVIHEMSTVRGTGVEFEIEFIQWLTVRDGKIARWKSYTDPSQIIRALRGDTSGQEAA